The Rhizobium rhododendri nucleotide sequence ACTGATGTTGGCGCGCTGGGCGACCTCCTCCCTGCGCAGTCCGGGCGTCCGCCTGCGTCCCGAGAACCCGAACGCCGCCGGGTCGAGCCGTGTGCGACGATCCTTCAGGAAGGACGCCAGTGAACCTGCGGCATTTGTCGGCATAGCGATCCCGTTATAGTTTATACCCTGATAAGGTCACTACTTTAACAGGATAAGTATGTCGGCGATAGTGATTGCACCCAACAAGGAGGTCTATCGTGCGAATATTTCTGACCGGTGCTACCGGCTTCATTGGTTCGGCCCTGGTGCCCGAACTCCTTAAGGCAGGCCATCAGGTGATCGGCATGACGCGCTCGGATGCGGGTGCTGCGGCGTTGGCTGCAGCGGGTGTCGAAGTCCACCGTGGAACGCTGGAGGACACCGACAGCCTGCGCAGCGGAGCGGCAAAGGCGGACGGCGTCATCCACGCTGCATTCGACCACGAGTTCTCGCGATTTGTCGAGAATTGCGCAAAAGACGGACGCGCTATCGAAGCACTGGGATCGGCGCTTGCCGGTTCGGACCGGCCGCTGGTCATCACATCAGGCACCGGCATCGGTAGCCGCGGCCCTGGCGAGCCTGCCACGGAAGACGTGTTCGATGTCAGCCATCCCAATCCACGCATTGCCTCGGAGTTTGCCGGCAACGCGCTTCTGGAACAGGGGATCAACGTCTCGGTGATGCGGTTGCCGCAGGTCCACGACACGTACAAACAAGGCCTGATAACGCCGCTGCTCGATATAGCGCGGCAGAAAGGCGTCTCGGCCTATGTTGGCGATGGCCGCAATCGCTGGCCTGCCGGCCATCTCCTGGATGTCGCGCGCCTCTATCGGCTCGCCATCGAAAAGGCCGAACGGGGAGCGCGCTATAACGCTGTTGGCGAGGAAGGCATCGAGAGCCGCGCAATCGCCGAAGCCCTTGGGCGAGGTCTCAACGTGCCAGTCGTCTCGATCGCACCTGAAAAGGCGTCGGAGCATTTTGGCTGGATGGGCATGTTTGTCGGCATGGACATGCCCGCATCGAGCGCCCACACTCAGTTAGCGCTCGGCTGGCGCCCAACAGGCCCGACGCTGCTGTCGGACCTCAATGCCATGAAATACGCGTAACAAGCAAAAGGCCGGCGTCGCAGTATCCCTGCAATGCCGGCCTCTATCGATACCAAACCGGACAGCGAGCGTTCGCTCAGACCGGGTTCGAGAACGTGTCGCAGGAGGTCAGTTTGCCGCTGTCGAAACCCTGCTTGAACCATTTGACACGCTGCGCCGACGTGCCGTGGTTGAAGCTGTCAGGCACGACATAGCCCTGGCTCTTCTTCTGCAGCGTATCGTCGCCGATCTGCTGGGCTGCGTTCAACGCCTCCTCCAGATCGCCATTGTCGAGAATACCCTTCTGCTGCGTGAACTTGCCCCAGATCCCGGCAAAGCAGTCAGCCTGCAACTCGATGCGAACGGACATCTTGTTGCTGTCCACCTCGTTCATCTGGCTGCGGGCCTGATCGGCCTTCGGCAGGATGCCGAGCAGGTTCTGCACGTGATGGCCGACTTCGTGCGCGACGACATAGGCCTGCGCGAAATCGCCTGAAGCACCGAACTTGTCCTTCATCTCCTGGAAGAATCCCATGTCGAGATAAATCTTGCGGTCGGACGGGCAGTAGAACGGTCCCGACGCGGTCGACGCGAGGCCGCAGCCCGAGTTCAGCCTGTTGGTGAACAGCACCAGCTTCGGGTCCTCATAGGTCTTGCCCATGGATTTGAAGATGCCGCCCCAGGTATCCTCGGTCTCGGCAAGCACGGTGGCGACGAACGCCTTTGTTTCATCGTTGCCCGGGTTCTGCGGCGCCGAGTTGCTCTGCTGGTAGCTGGAACCGGTATTGCCGGTGTCGCCTTGGCTGAGGATCTGTAGCATGTCGATGCCCATCGCCTTGAGAATGAGGTAGATCACCACCAGGAAGACGATCGTGCCAATGCTGAGGCCGCCGCCGGCCCGCCGCATGCCACCGCCCGGAAAGTTGAAACCTCCACCACCGCCGCCAAGCGGTCCGGTGCCTCCTGAAGAGCCACGCTCATCCTCGATATTGTCGGACTGTCGACGTCCCTTCCATTCCATGACCTGTCTCCCCGGCTGCGCTCACGGATATCCCGTTAAAGCCTATATATCCGCCGCATGCCCAATGACCAGTCGCGAAGGCCAACATCGCACATCAGACAGGAATGCTCGGGGCGCCCCAGGCGGCCCATGCAAGAAATAATGCCATCGCCACCAGCAGCAGCAGGGGCATCGTCTCGTGACCGGTAAAGACCACAGCGTTCATGATCCGGTGCGGCAGCAGCGTGAAGGCGCCGGCACCCCCGATGCCACCAAAATAAAGTCCCAGGACAACACGACGATGACGCGCAATGTCATGCCGGCGGGCAGCGACAATCGCCTGGACGCAGGAATAGAGGACGAAGACCGACAGAAGATGGATCGGGCTGAAGCCATGAAAGACGTTCAACTCATGGATGAAGAAGCTGGAAAACGCCCCGACGGCCATCAGCAAAAGCCAGATCTTGCCAAGCAGCCGATGCAGCCACGTCCCCTTGCGCCGCAACAGCACGTAGGCGCCGAGCAGCGCTGATGTGACCACGGCAACCACATGGATGTGAATGGCGGGCGAAGCCGACAGCAGCGGTTCGAGGGTCATGGTACAGCACCTCACAAGGCTACCGATCCGACGTCGGCTGGCTCGATCATACCCGACGGCTGCCCGAAGTCGAGGGGCCAACGCGGGCGAGAATTCAGTTATAATAGCAGCAGATAGCCTTGACGCGGCAAGGCTTTTGACGCCCATTGCCCGCCAGTCCTTATATCTCTGGGAGGAGACATCGATGCAAGCCATACGTCTCGACGCCGTCGGCCAATTGACCGTCAGCGAGATCGAAAAGCCGGTGCCCGGTAGAGGCGAACTGCTCGTCCGCGTCGAGGCTTGCGGCATCTGCGGCACGGATCGCCATATCCTCCACGGCGAATTCCCGTCCGCACCGCCGGTCACGCTGGGCCACGAATTTGCCGGCATCGTCGAGGCCGTCGGCGCTGATACGACAGGCTTTGCGCCCGGTATGCGCGTCACCTGCGATCCGAACATTTCCTGCGGCCTCTGCAGCCAGTGCCGCAGCGGCCGCGTCAACCTCTGCGAACGGCTGCAGGCAATCGGCATCCACCGCGATGGCGGCTTTGCCGACTACGCGATCCTGCCCGTCACCCAGGCCTTCGAACTGCCGCTTGGGCTCGACCCGCTGCACGGCGCCTTCTGCGAGCCCCTCGCCTGCTGCCTGCACGGCGTCGACATGGCGAAAATCGAAACCGGTGCCTCGGTGGTCGTGCTCGGCGGCGGCGTCATAGGCCTGCTGGTGGTGCAACTGGCACGGTTGGCCGGCGCCACCCGCGTCGTCCTAATCACCCGTCACAAGGAAAAGCGCGCCCTTGCCGAGCGCCTCGGCGCCACCGCGACACTCGATCCAGGCCTCAGCGACCCCATCGCCGCCATATCGGGGCCGGATGGCCTGCTGCCCGGCGGTGCCGATGTGGTGTTCGAATGCGCCGGCGTCGCCGAGACGGTGCAGCAATCGACGCGCATGGCAAAGAGCGGCGGCACCGTTGTCATCCTCGGCGTCATGCCGCAGGGGCAGACCGTGCCGATTGAGCCCTTCGACCTTCTGTTCCGCGAACTGAAATTCATCGGCTCCTTCATCAACCCGTTCACCCACCGGCGCGCCGCCGATCTCATTGCCTCGGGCGCCGTCGACGTCGCACCACTCATCTCCCGCGTCGTCGGCATGACAGACGGTGCCGAAGCCATCCGCCAGCCGGCCCGCCCCGGCGAAATCCGCGTCCTGGTGGTGCCCGATCACGCCGCAAGGTAGGCCACACTCGGAATCCTGTCGATTGGACGATTTATGGGGTTCCGTTTGCAAAAACATTTGCCTATAAGCCGCTTCTAGCCTTTTGAGATGCAGAGCGCGCGCCCGGCCGGTGGACACACCTGGCTGGTTTTTGGCGCACGCAGAAAATGGATAGAGATCATGCCGAAGCGCGAAGACATTAAATCGATCCTCATCATCGGCGCGGGGCCGATTGTCATCGGTCAGGCATGCGAATTCGACTATTCAGGCACCCAGGCCTGCAAGGCACTGAAAGAGGAAGGCTACCGCGTCATCCTCGTCAACTCTAATCCGGCGACGATCATGACCGACCCGGATCTGGCCGACGCCACCTATGTCGAGCCGATCACGCCTGAAGTCGTCGCCAAGATCATTGCCAAGGAGCGCCCCGACGCGCTGCTGCCGACCATGGGCGGCCAGACTGCGCTCAACACCGCGCTCTCCCTGAAGAGAATGGGCGTCCTCGACCGCTACAATGTCGAGATGATCGGCGCCAAGCCGGCCGCCATCGACATGGCTGAAGACCGCGCCCTGTTCCGCGAAGCCATGGCCCGCATCGGCCTCGAAACGCCGAAGTCGCTGCTCGCCAACGCCACCGACATCAAGGAACTTGATCGCAACCGCCACGAAGCAGCGCGCGACGAGGTCAGGTCCAGGTTGAGCGGCGCCGAGCTGGACACAGCGCTTGACGACCTCGAAAACACCTGGAACCTCGGCGAAACGGACCGCAAGCAGCGCTACATGAGCCACGCCATGGCTCTGGCAGCCCAGGCGATCGACGTCGTCGGCTTGCCCGCCATCATCCGTCCGTCCTTCACCATGGGCGGCACCGGCGGCGGCATTGCCTACAATCGCTCGGAATTCTTCGAGATCGTCGGCTCCGGCCTCGACGCCTCGCCGACCACGGAGGTGCTGATCGAGGAATCGGTGCTCGGCTGGAAGGAGTATGAAATGGAAGTCGTCCGCGACAAGGCGGACAACTGCATCATCATCTGCTCCATCGAGAACATCGACCCGATGGGCGTCCACACCGGCGATAGCATCACAGTCGCCCCGGCCCTGACGCTGACCGACAAAGAATACCAGATGATGCGCAACGCCTCGATCGCCGTGTTGCGCGAGATAGGCGTCGAGACCGGCGGCTCAAACGTGCAGTTCGCCGTCAACCCGGCCGATGGCCGCCTCGTCGTCATCGAGATGAATCCGCGCGTTTCGCGCTCATCGGCGCTGGCCTCCAAGGCGACCGGCTTCCCGATTGCGCGCGTCGCCGCCAAGCTCGCGGTCGGCTACACGCTCGACGAACTCGACAACGACATCACCGGCGGCGCGACGCCTGCTTCGTTCGAACCGTCGATCGACTACGTCGTCACCAAGATCCCGCGCTTTGCCTTCGAGAAATTCCCGGGCGCCTCGCCAGTGCTGACGACAGCGATGAAGTCGGTCGGCGAAGTCATGGCCATCGGCCGGACCTTTGCCGAATCCCTGCAGAAGGCGCTTCGCGGCCTTGAAACCGGCCTCACCGGCCTCGACGAGATCGAGATCCCCGGCACCGAGGAAGGCGAAGGCAGCCGCAACGCCATTCGCGCAGCCATCGGCACGCCGACGCCGGACCGCCTGCGCATGGTGGCCCAGGCGCTGCGCATGGGCATGAGCGCCGAAGAGGTGCACGAAGGCTGCAAGATCGACCCATGGTTCATCGCGCAACTCAAGGCCATCGTCGACATGGAAGCCCGTGTTCGCGAACATGGCCTGCCGGACGATGCGGTCAATCTGCGCATGCTGAAGGCCATGGGCTTTTCCGACGCGCGCCTGGCGACCCTCACCAACAAGCGGCCGAAGGAAGTGGCCGAGAAGCGTAACGCCCTCAACGTGCGTCCGGTTTTCAAGCGGATCGACACTTGCGCTGCCGAATTCGCCTCGCCGACTGCCTACATGTATTCGAGCTACGAGACGCCCTTCGTCGGCGAAGCGCGCTCCGAAGCCAATGTGACGTCGGCCAGAAAGGTCGTCATCCTCGGCGGCGGTCCGAACCGCATAGGCCAGGGTATCGAGTTCGACTATTGCTGCTGCCACGCCGCCTTCGCGCTGCAGGATGCCGGCTATGAAGCGATCATGATCAACTGCAACCCTGAAACCGTGTCGACCGACTACGACACCTCGAACCGCCTCTATTTCGAGCCGCTGACGGCCGAGGACGTGATCGAGATCCTGCGCGCCGAGCAGGAAAGCGGCGAAGTCGTCGGCGTCATCGTCCAGTTCGGCGGACAGACTCCGCTGAAGCTGGCCGAAGCGCTGGAAAAGAACGGCATCCCGATCCTCGGCACCGCGCCAGATATGATCGATCTCGCCGAAGACCGCGACCGGTTCCAGAAGCTGCTGATGAAGCTCGACCTCAACCAGCCCAACAACGGCATCGCTTATTCGGTCGAACAGGCTCGCGTCGTCGCTTCGGAAATCGGCTTCCCGCTGGTGGTCCGCCCATCCTACGTGCTCGGCGGCCGGGCGATGCAGATCATCCACTCGGAATCGATGCTGCAGAGCTACCTGCTTGATACCGTCCCCGGCCTCGTGCCGGAAGATATCAAGCAGCGTTACCCGAACGACAAGACCGGCCAGATCAACACGCTGCTCAGCAAGAACCCGCTGCTGTTCGACAGCTACCTGTCGAATGCCATCGAGATCGACGTTGATTGCCTGGCCGATGGCGAGAACGCCTTCATCGCTGGTATCATGGAACACATCGAGGAAGCCGGCATCCACTCCGGCGACAGCGCCTGCTCTCTGCCGCCGCGCACGCTGTCCTCGGAGATGATCGACGAACTGGAACGCCAGACCAAGGCGATGGCCAAGGCGCTGAATGTCGTCGGCCTGATGAACGTCCAGTACGCCATCAAGGACGACGTCGTCTACGTGCTCGAAGTCAATCCGCGCGCCTCGCGCACCGTGCCTTTCGTTGCCAAGGCGATTGGCGCGCCCATTGCCAAGATCGCTGCTCGCATCATGGCCGGCGAAAGCCTTGACGCAGCTTTTGCCGCCTACGGTGAAAAACCCGATCCGCGCAACCTCAAGCACATTGCCGTCAAGGAAGCCGTTTTCCCGTTCGCCCGCTTCCCCGGCGTCGACACGCTGCTCGGCCCTGAAATGCGCTCGACCGGCGAAGTCATCGGCCTCGATACCGACTTCGCTCTCGCCTTCGCCAAGGCGCAGCTGGGCGCCGGCGTCGAACTGCCACGCGGCGGCACGGTTTTCGTGGCCGTGCGCGACGATGACAAGCCACGCGTCCTGCCGGCCATCCGCATGCTCGTCGAACAGGGCTTCAAGGTGATGGCAACCGGCGGCACGGCCCGCTTCCTCGCCGAACACGGCATCGCCACGACCAAGATCAACAAGGTGCTGGAAGGCCGCCCGCACATCGAGGACGCCATCCGCAACCGCCAGGTCCAGCTGGTGATCAACACGACGGACAGCAACAAGGCGATCTCGGACTCCAAATCGATCCGCCGCGCAACGCTGATGCAGAAGGTGCCCTACTACACGACCATGGCCGGCGCCGAAGCCGCCGCCATGGCGATCCAGGCCCTGAAAGCCGGCAATCTCGAAGTCCGGCCGCTGCAGAGCTATTTTTGATCGGCAAAATCTACCATTAGTTGCATTCTCCTTGAAGGCGCGCTAGCGTGGCCAGTCTTCAGGGGGAATTCAATGTCGAAGAATATTGTTATCCTTTTTGACGGTACCTCGAACGAGATATCGAACGACCGTACGAACATTCTGCGCTTGTTCGGCACACTCGAGCATTCAGCACGCCAGATCGTCCGGTACGACCCCGGCGTTGGCACCTTCGGAGCCGACGACAGCTGGTCCCGCTGTGGCGTGGAACAGTCGAGGTCTGGGGCTTGGCAACGGGTTGGGGTCTGGATCAGAATGTCAAGGAAGCCTACCGCTTCCTCGTCGAGAACTATGATGCGGGACCAGTCGAGGATGGCCAGAATGTTGACCGGGACCGGATCTTTATCTTCGGGTTCAGCCGTGGCGCCTACACCGCCCGCGTTCTTGCCGGCTTCCTTCACGCCTTCGGATTGACGAGCAAATACAACCTCAACCTCATCGACTATGCATACAGGACCTACAAAAGCGTCAACGCCGACGGCGATGCCGCGGCGGTGGACGGAACATCGCGCTTCGCCAAAATGCGCCTGTATGAGAAAACACTCGTCAACGACCACCCGCCGATCAAGCTCCTCGGTCTTTTCGAAACGGTAGCGTCGCTGCTTGAAGTTGGCCACGGCCGTCTGCAGATGAAAACGCATCCCTTCACGGACGCTAATCCCAGCGTCGAATGGGTGCGGCAAGCGCTGGCGATCGATGAGAAGCGAACGATGTATCGGCCGGAGTACTGGAAACCCGACCAAGACTATCACGCCCGTCACTCTGCTACCGCGAAGTCGAAGCAGAATTTCATGGAAGTCTGGTTTGCGGGCGTACATTGCGATGTCGGCGGCGGCTATCCCGAAACGGAGAGTGCTCAGATCAAGATACCCCTCGACTGGATGATCCGGGAGACGGAACCAACCGGGCTCCATTACCGGCACGAAGTCATAGACCGGATCGTTCTCGGCAAAGATCCGGAGATGCCAAGATATCAACCTCTTTCACCGACCGGGCCGCTGCACAATTCGATGAATGCCGCGTGGCGTATCCTGGAGTGGATACCGAGGGAGATTCCACGATCCTCGTTGCGAAAGGCACACGCTCACGGCATGTATATTCCCCGCAGCGATCCACGTCTGATCCCCGCAGGCGCGCTCCTGCACGAATCCGTCAGGACAAGGCTAGAGACGGGTGACTACAAACCGCAAAACCTGCCGCGCACCCATCACTATGTGCCCTGAGAACTCAAGATGCGCCCTCCGCCTGCCCTACGAGACGGCTTATGGAACGAATTTCCGCTTGAAACCGCGCCAGTTCCTCGGCCTTGCGCCCCGCGTCGGGAATGCGCAGCAGATAGGACGGATGGACGGTGACAAACAGGTTGCTGCCATCTGCCAGCGGAACCGGACGGCCCCTCATATCCTCGAGCCTCTCCCGGCTGTCGGTTAGTGCGAACAGCGCCGTAGCGCCGAGTGCCACGGTCAGTTTCGGGCGGATCAGGGCCCGTTCTCCATCCAGCCACCAGCGGCAGTGGCGGACCTCGCCCATCGTCGGCTTCTGGTGGATGCGCCGCTTGCCCCGCAGTTCGTATTTGAAATGCTTGACGGCATTGGTCACGTAGAGCGTCGTCCGGTCTATGCCGGCATCGTCGATCGCCTGATTGAAGACCTTGCCGGCCGGACCAACGAACGGGCGGCCTGCAAGATCCTCGTGATCGCCCGGCTGCTCGCCAACCACCATCACCGATGCGTCGACAGGCCCCTCACCGAACACCGTTTGCGTGGCGTGGCAGTGCAACTCGCAGCGGGTGCATTGGCGGGCCGCCTCCCGCAGCCCTTCCATGCTGCCCGCTTGCGCCGCCGATACGGGCATTTGCTCGGCAGCTGCGGCCGCCTGCAGCCTCTGGTGAAACGGCAGCGGCTCGGTTGCCGCGCGCCTTGCCATCGCCAGCACGCTGGCCTCGGCGCCGGCGATAAGACCGGGAATGAGATCGGCCTCCGGCAGGTTTTTCCAATATTTTTTCGGCATCTCGGCCTGCATGGCCTTCACCTTCAATCGTGCAGGATTGAAAATATTGCTGAAATAGGTGCGCCACAGCGTGTCCGCCTCGTCTGTCAGCGATGGTTTCTCAACCGGCAGATCGGAGATCGTCAATTGGGTGCCGTCCCAGGCGGCCGAGCCGCGCGGCGTGGCGATCAGCCAGTCCATGTCGTTGAACCGGCGCTGGAAGAACGGTGCGCTGCGGGCGACGATATGGTGATCCGGTTCGAACCAGGCAACGAAGCGCCGCCGCGGCAATGCCAGCGCGCTATCCACCTCCTTGAAGCGCACAAAGGCGGTCATCTTGTGACAGTCCCGACGGACAGACTTCTGCAGCATCAGCGCCCGGTGAACATCGACATCCGCGACCATGCCGAGCAGATGGCGGTCGCTGCAAAGACGAAACAGGATGCGGTAAAGCAGCGCAAAACGACCGGGATCGGAATGACAGATCACGGCCTCCGCCAGGCTGATGAAGGCCGGAGGCACGGAAACGGGTGATGAGCCTGCAGGCCTGACGCCCGCCTCGCAACCTGATGGACGCTCCGTCGGCTCCAGCAACAGGCGCTCGCCAGCAGTGCCAAACAGGTCTCCGCCCAACGTGGCCTCGTGCCAGTCGATGGCCTCAGGCAACACACCTTCCGCAAGCAGCCGCCGCGCCACGTCGCGCCATTCGGCCAAGTCACCCCTACCCTTCAGCGTTACGCGACGCATCGCTGCCGAACCCATCAGAGCAGCGTCAACTGTACCGGCTTGGGCGCGAACATCGCACGAAGATCCTGCCGGTCGGCCAGCTTTCGCGGGCTCCAGCCCTCGGCAACGATGAAGGCCTGCACCTTCTTCACGGACACTCCGAGGCGCGCGAGGTCCTCGATCCGAAGCCGGCAAAAACGACGGGCCGACAGAATGGCCTTGACCGTCTTCGTGCCGAGCCCCGGCACGCGCAGCAGCGTCTCGCGCTCAGCGGAGTTAATGTCGACCGGGAATGCGTTTCGGTTGCCAAGCGCCCAGGCCAGTTTCGGATCGAGATCGAGATCCAGCATGCCGCCCGCCTGTTGGCCAGTAATCTCGGCGATCCCAAAGCCGTAAAATCGATACAGCCAGTCCGCCTGGTAAAGGCGATGCTCGCGCATCAGCGGCGGCTTGATCAGCGGCAGGTTCTTTGACGAATCAGGGATCGGGCTGAATGCCGAATAGTAGACCCGCCTCATCCCGTAGCTGCCGTAAAGCCGTGCGCTGGTCCCGAGAATGGTTGCATCGTTCGCATCGTCGGCGCCGACTATCATCTGGGTGCTCTGGCCGGCCGGTGCGAAGCGCTTGCGCTTTTTGCTCTGCAACGTCGGATCGCTGGCCTCCTCGATCTTTAGCCGCAGCGCACCCATCGCCTGGCGGATGCCGGCTGGCTTCTTTTCCGGCGCCAGACGGGTGATACCGACATCGGTCGGAAGCTCGATGTTGAGAGACAGGCGGTCGGCATAAAGCCCCGCCTCCTCGATCAGCTTCGGCGACGCCTCCGGAATGGATTTCAGATGGATGTAGCCCCGGAAATTATGCGTAGTCCGCAGCTCACGTGCGATCCGGACCATCTCTTCCATCGTGTGGTCGGAGGAGCGGATGATGCCGGAGGACAGGAACAGGCCCTCGATGTAATTGCGCCGGTAGAATTCCATCGTCAGCCAGACGACCTCCTCGACCGTAAACCGGGCTCTCTCGACGTTGCTTGAAGATCGGTTGACGCAATAGGCGCAGTCATAGATGCAAAAGTTGGTCATCAGGATTTTCAGAAGCGAAATGCATCTTCCGTCCGGCGCATAGGAATGGCAGATGCCGGAGCCTTCCGTTGACCCCAATCCGCCGGACTTCGCCGAACTGCGCGTCGAGGTACCGCTGGAGGCACAGGACGCATCATACTTGGCGGCATCGGAAAGAATGGCTAGACGATCGTTCAGCGACTTTTTCATATCATGTTCACTATATGTTCTATCGCTAATCGTCAAGACGGACCGCTTCGGAATGTCGGTAAAATAAGCAGGCTAACGAAAAGAACCACATGCACTTGCACCGTTGCGGTGCGAATTCTCTGGAAATTGGCGGTCGTATTCTGTTATAAGTGCCCCATATAGCGGCTATTGCACGGTTCCGAAGTTTTCCTTCGGGACCTGTTTTCTTTTGTGTCGGCAGCTACGACATAGGACTGAAGGACAGAGACATGGTTGACAAGGTACCGATGACGCAGAGCGGCTTCGCCAATTTGCAGGAAGAACTGCGCTGGCGCCAGCAGCAGGAACGGCCGCGGATCATCGAGGCAATTTCCGAGGCTCGCGCCCACGGCGATCTGTCGGAAAATGCGGAGTATCATGCTGCCAAGGAAGCCCAGAGCCACAACGAAGGTCGCATCGGCGAAGTCGAGGATCTTGTGGCCCGTGCCGAAGTCATCGACCTGTCGAAAATGTCCGGCACCACAGTCAAGTTTGGCGCCCGCGTCAAACTGGTTGATGAGGACACCGAGGAACAGAAGACCTACCAGATCGTCGGCGACCAGGAAGCCGACGTAAAGGCCGGCCGCATCTCCATATCTTCGCCTATCGCACGTGCGCTGATCGGCAAGGAAGTCGGCGATTCCATCGAGGTCAATGCCCCCGGCGGTTCCAAGGCCTACGAAATCCTCTCCATCACCTGGGGCTGAGCCCGGTGGCAGCGGACCTGCGCGAGACCGAGATCGTCGCGCCGAATTTCAAGCGGCGATTGTCGGGGGTCACCTCGACCATCGTGCAGCTCGTTCCCAAGCAGGTCGCGCTCGGCACCCGCATCGTAACGCTCGGCCCAGGCTTGCCGCCGCACCTGCCGAAACTCGGCTGGAGCCAGGTTCCGGGCCTCTGGGTCCGGCCACGCCGCTACGAGGTTCGCGTCTGGCATGCCCGCCGCAACAATGAAATGCTGTTTGGCCTCCTGTTGCGGGCTGTGTTGCGCATGCCGATCAAGCTGCTGTTCACATCGGCAGCGCAACGGCGCCATTCGGCTTACACGCGTTTTCTGATTCGCCGCATGCACGCCGTCATCGCCACCAGCACCCGTTCCGGCAGCTTCCTGCAGGTGCCCCACACTGTCATCCAGCACGGTGTCGATCTAAACCTGTTCCATCCGCCGGAAGGGCCGGCCGACCGCATGGCCGCGACGGACCTCCCCGGCCGATACCTGATCGGCTGCTTCGGCCGCGTGCGTCACCAGAAAGGCACGGATCTTTTCGTTCAGGCAATGATCGAGCTGCTGCCCAACCATCCCGATTGGACGGCGATCGTCTGTGGCCGTGTGACACCGGAGCATAAGGTATTTGCCGACGGTTTGACCAAGGCCGTCGCTGACGCCGGCCTGTCGGATCGCATCCGCTTCATGGGAGAAGTCAACGACATCCGCCCCTGGTATCGCCGCGCAACGCTCTACGTGGCGCCTTCGCGCAATGAGGGTTTCGGCCTGACGCCGCTGGAAGCCATGGCCTCGCAGACGGCGGTCGTCGCCTCCGATGCCGGTGCCTACGCCGAGATGATCGTGCCGGGCGAGACCGGCATGGTCGTTCCGGCCGGCGACGGCCCTGCCCTCACGGCAGCCATCGAAACCTATCTGGCCGATCCCGACGAGGCCCGCCGCCAGGGCCAGAACGCTGTCGTCCATGTTCGCAGCAATTTTGCGCTGGAAAAGGAAGCCACCGCTATCGCCGCCGTCTATGCAGGCCTGCTGGGCGAAAAGCGGTCGTTATAGCCAAAGCCGGCACCGGCCAGTGCCGACACCGGCGAATAATTGACGATCTCGATGCCCCGCTCAGCCGCAACTGACTTGGCAAGCACGAAATGCGCAACGATGCGGGCTTCCGCGTCCGCAATGCCGGATGAAGCGGTTTCGCCGGTGGTCTCGTAGAAGCGCGGCTGATGGGCGTTGGATATGTCGATGCCGAACAGCCCGATTGTCTTCGGTTCACAATAGAGAGCAAACTGCAGGGCAGACACGGCAACCGAGCCACCACGAAACACCCCGCGATCCGGGTCGAACGAAAGGCCGGCATTGACCTCCGCATCCCTGCGAATGAAATCGAAGGCCTGGATCGTATCGTACCGCCGCCGCCTTGCACCGTAGGGTTTACGGATATCATCGATCAGCACGATGGTCCGGTCGCGCAGGAACCCCAGGTCTATCTCGCAAATAGCCCGCAACA carries:
- the carB gene encoding carbamoyl-phosphate synthase large subunit — translated: MPKREDIKSILIIGAGPIVIGQACEFDYSGTQACKALKEEGYRVILVNSNPATIMTDPDLADATYVEPITPEVVAKIIAKERPDALLPTMGGQTALNTALSLKRMGVLDRYNVEMIGAKPAAIDMAEDRALFREAMARIGLETPKSLLANATDIKELDRNRHEAARDEVRSRLSGAELDTALDDLENTWNLGETDRKQRYMSHAMALAAQAIDVVGLPAIIRPSFTMGGTGGGIAYNRSEFFEIVGSGLDASPTTEVLIEESVLGWKEYEMEVVRDKADNCIIICSIENIDPMGVHTGDSITVAPALTLTDKEYQMMRNASIAVLREIGVETGGSNVQFAVNPADGRLVVIEMNPRVSRSSALASKATGFPIARVAAKLAVGYTLDELDNDITGGATPASFEPSIDYVVTKIPRFAFEKFPGASPVLTTAMKSVGEVMAIGRTFAESLQKALRGLETGLTGLDEIEIPGTEEGEGSRNAIRAAIGTPTPDRLRMVAQALRMGMSAEEVHEGCKIDPWFIAQLKAIVDMEARVREHGLPDDAVNLRMLKAMGFSDARLATLTNKRPKEVAEKRNALNVRPVFKRIDTCAAEFASPTAYMYSSYETPFVGEARSEANVTSARKVVILGGGPNRIGQGIEFDYCCCHAAFALQDAGYEAIMINCNPETVSTDYDTSNRLYFEPLTAEDVIEILRAEQESGEVVGVIVQFGGQTPLKLAEALEKNGIPILGTAPDMIDLAEDRDRFQKLLMKLDLNQPNNGIAYSVEQARVVASEIGFPLVVRPSYVLGGRAMQIIHSESMLQSYLLDTVPGLVPEDIKQRYPNDKTGQINTLLSKNPLLFDSYLSNAIEIDVDCLADGENAFIAGIMEHIEEAGIHSGDSACSLPPRTLSSEMIDELERQTKAMAKALNVVGLMNVQYAIKDDVVYVLEVNPRASRTVPFVAKAIGAPIAKIAARIMAGESLDAAFAAYGEKPDPRNLKHIAVKEAVFPFARFPGVDTLLGPEMRSTGEVIGLDTDFALAFAKAQLGAGVELPRGGTVFVAVRDDDKPRVLPAIRMLVEQGFKVMATGGTARFLAEHGIATTKINKVLEGRPHIEDAIRNRQVQLVINTTDSNKAISDSKSIRRATLMQKVPYYTTMAGAEAAAMAIQALKAGNLEVRPLQSYF
- a CDS encoding T6SS phospholipase effector Tle1-like catalytic domain-containing protein, whose translation is MATGWGLDQNVKEAYRFLVENYDAGPVEDGQNVDRDRIFIFGFSRGAYTARVLAGFLHAFGLTSKYNLNLIDYAYRTYKSVNADGDAAAVDGTSRFAKMRLYEKTLVNDHPPIKLLGLFETVASLLEVGHGRLQMKTHPFTDANPSVEWVRQALAIDEKRTMYRPEYWKPDQDYHARHSATAKSKQNFMEVWFAGVHCDVGGGYPETESAQIKIPLDWMIRETEPTGLHYRHEVIDRIVLGKDPEMPRYQPLSPTGPLHNSMNAAWRILEWIPREIPRSSLRKAHAHGMYIPRSDPRLIPAGALLHESVRTRLETGDYKPQNLPRTHHYVP